One window from the genome of Bufo bufo chromosome 4, aBufBuf1.1, whole genome shotgun sequence encodes:
- the SHBG gene encoding sex hormone-binding globulin — protein sequence MFPKNICRRQTLGTCYGWRSYKENQSPSYYHIKDRERVTPIYSTEKMKPLISVSLPVVILLSYGVLTAGSILPDPEDTAKVSCSAEKLVRSSESLYIGNGDARSVLRLEFQLSELTSNLSSFDFRTFDPEGIIFYGDVGRDNWFVLGVRERRLEVQMSNGNGQMVLSKWGPDVSDGKWRKVTVDSTINTIDVRVNGEIVVMLTYHVNNELVPQSCSTLSIILGDLPSDRNLQLLKPLVPALDGCLRNWAWVEKNTEALDRAMEMDENRRCFQNEEPGAFFPAHGFATFKPAAFPTKDKDSWNLILQLAFRVLEDGGVLLGLSGARNVSALTITFDLEKQVLEVSLLGKLAHSLKFPPGVCLKDWHTVNVVIQSNQVVLTTTEASSSMDIVPADFKALEDIWLDPASEISIGGTSEQAEPGARFSGCLKIILQGTAVEVDSAEYKHPHVHSHSCPLAV from the exons ATGTTCCCGAAAAACATCTGCAGGAGGCAGACACTGGGAACATGTTATGGTTGGCGTTCCTATAAGGAGAACCAGTCCCCATCCTATTACCATATAAAGGACAGAGAACGTGTGACACCCATTTACAGCACCGAGAAAATGAAGCCTCTCATCAGTGTGTCTCTACCTGTCGTAATCCTGCTTTCCTATGGAGTCCTTACTGCGGGATCCATATTACCTGACCCGGAGGACACAGCAAAG GTGTCTTGTTCTGCTGAGAAGCTGGTGAGATCCTCGGAGAGCTTGTACATAGGGAATGGAGATGCTCGGAGTGTTCTGCGCCTTGAATTCCAACTTTCTGAATTAACAAG TAATCTCTCCTCGTTTGATTTTCGGACCTTCGACCCAGAAGGCATAATCTTCTATGGAGATGTCGGAAGAGATAATTGGTTTGTACTTGGGGTCCGAGAACGTCGTCTAGAAGTACAGATGAGTAATGGAAATGGTCAGATGGTTCTCTCCAAGTGGGGGCCAGATGTGAGCGATGGAAAATGGAGGAAG GTGACTGTGGACAGTACTATCAACACTATTGATGTGAGAGTGAACGGAGAGATTGTGGTGATGTTGACTTATCACGTGAACAATGAACTGGTGCCTCAGAGCTGCTCCACACTTAGCATCATCCTGGGTGACCTTCCTTCAGACCGTAATCTGCAGCTTCTCAAGCCG CTGGTTCCTGCATTGGATGGGTGTTTGCGTAACTGGGCCTGGGTGGAAAAGAATACTGAAGCCCTAGACCGTGCAATGGAGATGGACGAGAACCGTCGTTGCTTCCAAAATGAGGAACCTGGAGCTTTCTTTCCTGCTCATGGATTTGCTACATTTAAACCAGCCG cATTTCCAACAAAGGACAAAGATTCATGGAATCTAATCTTGCAGCTGGCCTTCCGAGTACTAGAGGATGGTGGGGTCCTGCTGGGATTGTCTGGAGCAAGGAATGTTTCTGCATTGACAATAACTTTCGATTTGGAGAAACAA GTTTTGGAAGTCTCCCTGCTGGGAAAATTAGCACATTCATTAAAgttcccacctggtgtatgtctcAAAGACTGGCATACTGTGAATGTTGTAATCCAGTCCAACCAAGTTGTCCTGACCACTACTGAGGCCTCATCTTCAATGGATATTGTGCCAGCGGACTTCAAGGCTTTGGAAGACATATGGCTGGACCCTGCTTCTGAAATCTCTATTGGAGGCACTTCGG AACAAGCTGAGCCTGGTGCACGTTTCTCAGGGTGTCTAAAGATAATTCTACAAGGAACGGCTGTTGAGGTGGACTCGGCCGAGTACAAGCACCCTCATGTCCACAGTCACAGCTGTCCACTGGCAGTATAG